The Pseudodesulfovibrio sp. zrk46 genome contains a region encoding:
- the fdnG gene encoding formate dehydrogenase-N subunit alpha, with protein MKLNRRDFVKLSSTAAVGVAFGGLGLGCKKTVVNKIEQMKPEWSKETTSVCAYCSVGCGLVVTTSLKTKRAINVEGNPDHPINEGSLCAKGASSIQMTENASRNGKCLYRAPYSGQWEEKSWDWCKKRIAKLAKKSRDKGFEEKNAKGQIVNRNMGVASLGSAALDNEECYAMHAFMRAQGIVYLEHQARIUHSATVAALGESFGRGAMTNHWNDLQNSDCILIMGSNAAENHPISFKWALKAQAKGGKIIHVDPRYTRTSARSDKYIALRPGSDIAVLGGMIKYIIEKKRYFLEYMRDYTNASFIVGEGYGFEDGIFSGFDEKTASYDKSKWAFETDANGIPKKDKTLQHPRCVFQIVKKHFERYTYDKVSSMSGLSHADLDELYEMYSSTGTAKKAGTIMYAMGWTQHSVGVQNIRAMAMIQLLLGNIGIAGGGVNALRGECNVQGSTDYALLYHILPGYIATPLAGLDTLDQYNKKFAPVSNDPMSANWWQNYPKYSASLLKAMYSDDTPAEAYKYLPKLDTHAASKYSWIPLIDRMYEGGFTGAWIWGMNPACSSSDSVKTRKALAELDWMVNVNVFDCETSSFWKGPDMDPAKVKTETFFIPCATAIEKDGSVSNSGRWMQWRYAGPEPKDGVLTDGHMFHELWEEMAELYKKEGGAFPEAITRLSFENMCEDDGHGHMHFSAEKTARLCNGWFTRDTVVKGKQFKKGQQVPSFAYLQDDGSTTSGNWLYCNSVSDTENKSQRHNPAQTDLQKKIGLFPNWTWCWPVNRRILYNRASVDLQGKPWNPERTVIEWDGKKWIGDVPDGGWAPGTKNPFIMRKHGFGQLFGPGRADGPLPEYYEPLECPVKEHPFSGTLHNPTAVQIKGEEKAVCDPRYPFVATTYRVTEHWQTGSMTRWCDWLVEAEPQMFVEISPELAKLRGIENGEKVTIESIRGSLWAIAMVTERIQPYKIDGNDIHMVGMPWHYGWVKPLDGGDSANIVTPNVGDPNTGIPEYKAFMVNLRKWKEGDK; from the coding sequence ATGAAACTGAATCGTCGTGACTTTGTTAAGCTGTCTTCTACAGCAGCGGTTGGCGTCGCCTTTGGCGGGCTCGGCCTTGGCTGTAAGAAAACAGTGGTCAACAAAATCGAACAGATGAAGCCCGAATGGAGTAAGGAAACGACCTCCGTTTGTGCTTATTGCTCTGTTGGTTGTGGACTGGTCGTTACTACTTCTCTGAAGACCAAAAGAGCTATCAACGTGGAAGGTAACCCCGACCACCCCATTAACGAAGGTTCTCTCTGTGCAAAGGGCGCAAGCTCTATCCAGATGACCGAGAACGCTTCTCGTAATGGCAAATGTCTCTACCGCGCTCCCTATTCCGGTCAGTGGGAAGAGAAGAGCTGGGACTGGTGTAAGAAACGCATCGCCAAGCTTGCCAAGAAATCCCGCGACAAGGGTTTCGAGGAAAAGAACGCCAAAGGCCAGATCGTCAACCGTAACATGGGTGTAGCTTCTCTAGGCTCTGCTGCACTCGACAATGAAGAATGTTACGCAATGCATGCATTTATGCGTGCCCAGGGTATCGTATACCTCGAACATCAGGCCCGTATCTGACACAGTGCAACTGTTGCGGCTCTGGGAGAGTCGTTCGGACGCGGTGCGATGACCAATCACTGGAATGATCTTCAGAACAGTGACTGTATTTTGATAATGGGCAGTAATGCTGCCGAAAACCACCCCATTTCCTTCAAATGGGCCCTGAAAGCGCAAGCAAAGGGCGGAAAGATCATTCACGTTGATCCGCGTTACACGCGTACTTCCGCACGTTCTGACAAATATATTGCGCTGCGACCCGGTTCCGATATCGCGGTCCTCGGTGGTATGATTAAGTATATCATCGAGAAAAAGCGCTACTTCCTCGAATACATGCGTGACTACACCAACGCTTCTTTCATCGTTGGCGAAGGTTACGGTTTCGAGGACGGCATCTTCTCCGGTTTCGACGAGAAGACCGCCTCTTACGATAAGTCCAAGTGGGCGTTTGAAACTGACGCCAATGGCATCCCCAAAAAAGACAAGACCCTGCAGCATCCCCGTTGTGTCTTCCAGATCGTGAAGAAGCACTTCGAGCGTTACACCTATGACAAGGTGTCCAGCATGTCGGGTCTCTCTCACGCAGATCTGGATGAGCTGTACGAAATGTACTCCTCCACCGGTACTGCCAAGAAAGCCGGTACCATCATGTACGCCATGGGTTGGACTCAGCATAGCGTTGGTGTGCAGAACATCCGCGCCATGGCCATGATCCAGCTCCTGCTCGGTAACATCGGTATCGCCGGTGGCGGTGTTAACGCACTGCGCGGTGAGTGTAATGTTCAGGGTTCCACTGACTACGCTCTCCTGTACCACATCCTGCCTGGTTACATCGCAACTCCTCTTGCCGGACTGGACACTCTTGACCAGTACAACAAGAAGTTCGCGCCTGTTTCCAACGATCCGATGAGTGCAAACTGGTGGCAGAACTATCCCAAGTACTCCGCCAGCCTGCTCAAGGCCATGTACTCTGACGATACCCCGGCAGAAGCATACAAGTACCTGCCCAAGCTGGATACCCATGCTGCCAGCAAGTACTCCTGGATTCCGCTCATCGACCGCATGTACGAAGGCGGCTTCACCGGTGCGTGGATCTGGGGCATGAACCCGGCTTGTTCCAGCTCCGACTCCGTCAAGACCCGTAAGGCTCTTGCCGAACTCGACTGGATGGTCAACGTCAACGTCTTTGACTGTGAGACCTCCAGCTTCTGGAAAGGCCCGGACATGGATCCCGCCAAGGTCAAGACCGAGACCTTCTTCATTCCTTGCGCAACCGCAATCGAAAAAGACGGCTCCGTCTCCAACTCCGGTCGCTGGATGCAGTGGCGTTACGCTGGTCCGGAACCGAAGGACGGCGTGCTCACCGATGGTCACATGTTCCACGAGCTGTGGGAAGAAATGGCCGAACTCTACAAGAAAGAGGGCGGCGCATTCCCCGAGGCTATCACTCGCCTGAGCTTCGAGAACATGTGTGAAGACGATGGCCATGGTCACATGCACTTCAGTGCTGAAAAGACCGCCCGTCTCTGCAACGGTTGGTTCACCCGTGACACCGTCGTCAAAGGCAAGCAGTTCAAGAAGGGCCAGCAGGTCCCGAGCTTCGCTTACCTGCAGGACGATGGTTCCACCACTTCCGGTAACTGGCTCTACTGTAACTCCGTGTCTGACACAGAGAACAAGTCCCAGCGTCACAACCCGGCACAGACTGACCTTCAGAAGAAGATCGGCCTGTTCCCGAACTGGACCTGGTGCTGGCCTGTCAACCGCCGCATCCTCTACAACAGAGCTTCCGTTGACCTGCAGGGCAAGCCCTGGAACCCGGAACGTACTGTCATCGAGTGGGACGGCAAGAAGTGGATCGGCGACGTCCCCGATGGTGGCTGGGCTCCCGGCACCAAGAATCCGTTCATCATGCGCAAACACGGCTTCGGTCAGCTCTTTGGCCCCGGCCGCGCAGATGGACCGCTGCCTGAATACTACGAACCGCTGGAATGCCCCGTTAAGGAGCATCCCTTCTCCGGCACTCTCCACAACCCCACTGCTGTTCAGATCAAGGGTGAAGAGAAGGCCGTGTGTGACCCGCGCTACCCGTTCGTTGCAACCACCTACCGTGTCACTGAACACTGGCAGACTGGTTCCATGACTCGCTGGTGTGACTGGCTGGTGGAAGCAGAACCGCAGATGTTTGTTGAGATCAGCCCTGAGCTGGCCAAGCTGCGCGGCATCGAAAATGGTGAGAAAGTCACCATCGAAAGTATCCGTGGCTCCCTGTGGGCTATCGCAATGGTGACTGAACGCATTCAGCCGTACAAGATCGATGGCAATGACATCCACATGGTTGGTATGCCTTGGCACTACGGTTGGGTGAAGCCGCTTGATGGTGGTGACTCTGCGAACATTGTGACCCCCAACGTTGGTGATCCGAACACCGGTATTCCCGAATACAAGGCGTTCATGGTCAACCTGCGCAAGTGGAAAGAAGGGGATAAATAA
- a CDS encoding 4Fe-4S dicluster domain-containing protein: MSGKSFFVDLTLCTACRGCQVACKQWKKLPAEKTTNWGSHQNPKDLSGNTIRLVRFSEVQIDDKLQWLFFPEQCRHCVEPPCIDAMEVPGSVVHDEETGAVVYTDLTMQEKDKDAFQASCPYDIPRANQETGKVMKCDMCIDRVQAGMRPACVTSCPTGTMNFGDRDEMLALAEKRLAEVQEKWPDAMLVDPDETRVIYLVQTDPDSYYEMLSADASSIQKGPMSRKQFLAKLGRPVKRMTS; the protein is encoded by the coding sequence ATGAGTGGTAAAAGCTTCTTTGTTGATTTGACCCTTTGTACCGCCTGCCGCGGTTGTCAGGTAGCCTGCAAGCAGTGGAAAAAGCTGCCCGCCGAAAAGACCACCAACTGGGGCTCCCACCAGAACCCCAAGGATCTGTCCGGCAACACCATTCGTCTGGTCCGCTTCAGTGAAGTGCAGATCGATGACAAACTGCAGTGGCTGTTCTTCCCTGAACAGTGCCGCCATTGTGTCGAGCCGCCGTGCATCGACGCCATGGAGGTTCCCGGCTCCGTCGTTCACGACGAGGAAACCGGCGCAGTCGTCTACACCGATCTGACCATGCAGGAAAAGGACAAGGACGCCTTCCAGGCTTCCTGCCCCTACGATATCCCGCGTGCGAATCAGGAGACCGGTAAAGTCATGAAATGTGACATGTGCATCGATCGCGTACAGGCTGGTATGAGACCTGCCTGCGTGACCAGCTGCCCGACCGGAACCATGAACTTCGGTGATCGTGACGAGATGCTGGCTCTGGCCGAAAAACGTTTGGCAGAAGTCCAGGAAAAATGGCCTGATGCCATGCTGGTAGACCCCGATGAAACTCGTGTCATCTACCTCGTGCAGACCGATCCTGACAGCTACTATGAAATGCTGTCCGCAGACGCTTCGTCCATCCAGAAGGGCCCCATGTCCAGGAAGCAGTTCCTGGCCAAACTGGGTCGCCCGGTCAAGCGTATGACCAGCTAA
- a CDS encoding FecR family protein, which translates to MTHTIRLTTLALLIVLFTGIHSANASEPAIGTVTRIKTAAIIDGKDAALGTDVYSGSSISTDADGRLEVTFKDNTMLQVGGGSTFVIDSFIFDPEQDEQVQKAFFNLTKGSFRMVTSELIDANPEIFGVKTPLASIGIRGTDFWGGYLSDIEIDIVMLKGKGVIVTSMGGVVEIDEPGKGVSVPDPINHPMGFAKALQPPTVKRWSQEKLSRATATVSFE; encoded by the coding sequence ATGACACACACCATCCGCCTCACGACTCTGGCACTCTTGATCGTTTTGTTTACCGGAATACATTCCGCCAATGCCTCCGAACCAGCTATCGGGACAGTGACCCGCATCAAAACAGCCGCCATTATAGACGGAAAAGACGCCGCCCTTGGCACTGATGTCTATTCGGGCAGCAGTATCAGCACAGACGCAGACGGCAGACTCGAAGTGACCTTCAAGGACAACACCATGCTGCAGGTTGGAGGCGGATCGACGTTCGTCATAGACAGCTTCATCTTCGATCCCGAGCAGGATGAGCAGGTGCAAAAGGCCTTCTTCAATCTCACCAAGGGATCATTTCGCATGGTCACCAGTGAGTTGATTGATGCCAACCCCGAAATCTTCGGCGTCAAGACCCCGCTGGCCTCCATCGGCATCCGCGGCACCGACTTCTGGGGCGGGTATCTGTCGGACATCGAGATTGATATCGTCATGCTCAAGGGCAAGGGCGTCATCGTTACCTCGATGGGCGGCGTGGTGGAAATCGACGAGCCCGGCAAAGGCGTTTCCGTTCCCGACCCCATCAACCATCCCATGGGATTCGCCAAGGCGCTCCAACCTCCCACAGTGAAGAGGTGGAGCCAGGAAAAGCTCTCCCGGGCCACGGCAACTGTATCGTTTGAATAA
- a CDS encoding OmpA family protein, with the protein MSKIAIACIVSLMLSVVWIFPATANEDIVQSEELIQQLKKQPQTRKTRGFVISGAETGPAPQQAAPPSATIYVYFISGTVDFADEQSRQQLDELGRALTSKALTGARFEISGHTDSVGSDEYNMNLSRRRAETVNAYLEENFGYSTTAVEGYGETQPIATNDTSEGRARNRRVVITRLD; encoded by the coding sequence ATGTCTAAAATAGCTATCGCATGCATTGTCAGTCTGATGCTTTCTGTCGTCTGGATCTTCCCGGCAACTGCGAATGAAGACATCGTACAGAGCGAAGAACTGATTCAGCAGTTGAAGAAGCAGCCACAGACACGCAAGACACGTGGCTTCGTGATTTCCGGTGCCGAGACAGGCCCAGCACCGCAACAGGCCGCTCCTCCGTCTGCCACCATCTATGTCTACTTCATCTCCGGAACAGTGGACTTTGCTGACGAGCAATCCCGCCAGCAACTCGACGAGCTTGGCCGGGCATTGACCTCCAAGGCACTGACGGGTGCACGCTTCGAAATAAGCGGCCACACGGACAGCGTGGGCAGCGACGAATACAACATGAACCTTTCCAGAAGGCGCGCCGAAACCGTCAACGCCTATCTGGAAGAAAACTTTGGCTACTCGACCACAGCAGTAGAAGGATATGGCGAGACCCAGCCCATCGCCACCAATGACACATCCGAGGGACGTGCCAGGAACCGGCGCGTCGTCATAACCCGCTTGGATTAA
- a CDS encoding caspase family protein, whose translation MRLATILLLLAIIFVSVTEAHSANRALLIGVGDYQMKGANLPGIDKDIKMMREVALTLGYQKSEIKVLLDKQATLKNIRHAIDSWLIKGVGKDDNVLFYFSGHGSQIYDKNKDEPDKADEVLVTHDASIGVNTLNNVFVDDMFNEMLEKIPSKNVFILIDACHSGTATRSIPGQKGLYPKYIEYPGMPRTTRSVSFASKSIQGLQAGTYSALSAAQDNQRAQASNLGSFFTLGIRDAIVKASKGRRSITMLSLHDKTTAYIAKQLPDPGLVHRPALVGGADNNQKNMFVSKKPRPQKPQKPPKKQSWSEELKELVDSAAYTVSATTNARSFKVGDSLVITSKIAKGGYVNIVTLQPGDNVPTVLYPNKYHVNNWIGAGQTVTIPAPGDRFVLKAAPPSGKALIAVFVSPNKVNMYEQGYGEGVFKMMSKSSTRGFVVESAPEPEAPEPPKPKPRKYGAGIVYVTIK comes from the coding sequence ATGCGGTTAGCGACCATCCTTTTGCTCTTGGCCATCATTTTTGTATCTGTCACGGAAGCACATTCTGCCAACCGGGCTCTGCTCATCGGGGTAGGTGATTACCAGATGAAAGGGGCAAATCTTCCCGGCATCGACAAGGATATCAAAATGATGCGGGAGGTAGCCCTGACGCTTGGTTACCAGAAAAGCGAGATCAAGGTCCTCCTCGACAAGCAGGCCACCCTCAAGAATATCCGTCATGCAATCGATAGCTGGCTCATCAAGGGCGTTGGCAAGGATGATAATGTCCTTTTCTATTTCAGCGGTCATGGTTCGCAGATTTACGACAAGAACAAGGATGAACCGGACAAGGCGGACGAGGTGCTGGTTACCCATGACGCCTCTATCGGCGTCAACACGCTGAACAACGTCTTTGTGGACGACATGTTCAACGAGATGTTGGAAAAGATTCCGTCGAAAAATGTCTTCATCCTGATTGATGCATGTCACAGCGGCACGGCCACTCGCAGTATTCCCGGCCAGAAAGGGCTTTACCCGAAGTATATTGAGTATCCAGGCATGCCGAGGACAACCCGTTCTGTCAGTTTTGCCTCAAAGTCCATTCAGGGATTGCAAGCTGGCACATATTCGGCCCTGAGCGCAGCGCAGGATAATCAGCGGGCGCAGGCTTCCAACCTTGGCAGTTTCTTCACCCTGGGTATTCGCGATGCCATCGTCAAGGCGAGCAAGGGCAGGCGTTCCATCACCATGTTGTCCCTGCACGACAAGACAACCGCATATATTGCCAAGCAGCTGCCTGATCCGGGACTGGTGCATCGGCCTGCGTTGGTGGGCGGGGCGGACAATAATCAGAAGAACATGTTTGTCAGCAAGAAGCCCAGACCGCAAAAGCCGCAGAAGCCGCCCAAGAAGCAATCGTGGTCCGAGGAACTCAAGGAACTGGTGGATAGTGCGGCATACACTGTTTCGGCCACGACCAATGCCCGGAGTTTCAAGGTCGGAGATTCCTTGGTGATCACCAGCAAGATCGCCAAGGGAGGGTATGTCAACATCGTCACCCTGCAGCCGGGGGATAATGTGCCGACGGTCCTTTATCCCAACAAATATCACGTGAACAATTGGATCGGGGCAGGGCAGACCGTGACTATCCCGGCTCCTGGAGACCGATTTGTGCTCAAGGCTGCGCCGCCATCCGGCAAGGCGTTGATCGCGGTGTTTGTTTCTCCCAACAAGGTCAATATGTATGAGCAGGGGTACGGCGAAGGCGTGTTCAAGATGATGTCCAAGTCTTCAACGCGCGGGTTTGTCGTGGAGTCCGCTCCCGAGCCGGAGGCGCCGGAGCCTCCCAAGCCCAAGCCGAGAAAGTATGGCGCAGGGATTGTTTACGTTACCATTAAATAG
- a CDS encoding mechanosensitive ion channel domain-containing protein produces MEQWLEQYRIFAVEWVQTNVLTTFTAAQWACILGALILAAIVVSVIRPRFETWVQTSVENELLRSAFLASTGIGYSIVFFVLAQICIATFVLRDHFPHWLFAASDLAFAWIVIRLISFIIPNRAIAKTAAVFIWGITLLQIVGVMVHIKAYLQGLSIAMGDAHITVYGAIKGIVMAALCLQVASLISRFTVKKIETTGSLSPTLQVLISKIVNILLYTAAILLALTSVGIDLTSLTIFSGAIGVGIGFGLKTIFSNYVSGILLLIDNSIKPGDTIEIGGVLGTVQDMRGRYASLLTRDGKEYLVPNEQLIANEVVNWTHSDRIVRLIVPVSIAYGTNTRQAKVLLEKASENVTRVLKFPAPVARIVELGDNAINMELWIWIADAEVGVRNVKSDVYFEICDIFEEHGISFPFPQRDIHIKQASALQVEVKGQGRRAADKK; encoded by the coding sequence ATGGAACAGTGGCTTGAGCAATATCGTATTTTCGCAGTGGAGTGGGTGCAGACCAATGTGCTGACCACCTTCACGGCTGCTCAGTGGGCGTGCATTCTCGGCGCCCTGATCCTTGCTGCCATTGTGGTCAGTGTCATTCGCCCTAGGTTTGAAACGTGGGTGCAGACGTCAGTGGAAAATGAGCTGCTCCGCTCAGCGTTTCTTGCCTCTACGGGCATTGGCTACAGCATTGTTTTCTTCGTCCTCGCCCAGATATGCATTGCAACCTTTGTCCTGCGTGATCATTTCCCGCACTGGCTGTTTGCTGCCAGCGATCTTGCCTTTGCCTGGATCGTCATCAGGCTGATTTCCTTCATCATCCCCAATAGAGCCATAGCCAAGACTGCGGCAGTCTTCATCTGGGGCATCACTCTGCTTCAAATCGTGGGCGTGATGGTCCACATAAAAGCGTATCTCCAAGGCCTCAGTATCGCCATGGGAGATGCTCATATAACGGTGTACGGTGCCATCAAGGGCATCGTCATGGCGGCGCTATGTCTACAGGTCGCCTCTCTGATCTCCCGGTTTACGGTCAAGAAAATCGAGACAACGGGCAGCCTGTCGCCAACGCTTCAGGTGCTCATCTCCAAGATCGTGAACATTCTGCTGTATACGGCGGCCATCCTGCTCGCATTGACCAGCGTGGGCATCGACCTGACCAGCCTGACCATCTTCTCCGGCGCAATCGGTGTGGGTATCGGATTTGGGCTGAAAACCATCTTCTCGAATTATGTTTCCGGTATCCTGCTGCTCATCGACAACTCCATCAAACCGGGCGATACCATCGAGATAGGAGGTGTGCTCGGCACGGTGCAGGATATGCGCGGACGATATGCCTCGCTGCTCACCCGTGACGGCAAGGAGTACCTTGTCCCCAACGAGCAGTTGATCGCCAACGAGGTCGTCAACTGGACGCATTCGGACCGGATTGTTCGGTTGATCGTGCCTGTATCCATCGCCTACGGCACGAACACACGCCAGGCAAAGGTGTTGTTGGAGAAGGCTTCGGAAAACGTGACCCGAGTACTCAAATTCCCGGCCCCGGTTGCCCGCATCGTTGAGCTGGGCGACAACGCCATCAATATGGAGCTGTGGATCTGGATCGCGGACGCAGAGGTGGGCGTACGAAATGTGAAGAGCGACGTCTATTTCGAGATCTGCGACATCTTTGAAGAGCACGGCATTTCGTTCCCGTTCCCTCAGCGGGATATCCACATCAAGCAGGCCTCTGCATTGCAGGTGGAAGTGAAAGGGCAAGGGCGGAGAGCGGCGGATAAGAAGTGA
- a CDS encoding caspase family protein: MPAQQVFGRIAKCVTLLAILCIVLLVSGCVPPKESTYQTYEDPLELIGKSGVNPTAQYQSLKLGVIYSPNAENAMTYLDQSRQQYAAWGLNSYDKEPLINGIKKILVNRFNEVEQVMNLDDAMNKSCNLVMILDMKITAGQTSGNDTIIMIAGIFMDMDSSILGNVKSEARKRIPWPATLVYDDVVPEALKGFATNFDQSAPLAAKLADLERGPELAPVPQDAARYMATGDPRQRFALVIGNSSYKTGPLRNPVNDASDMARRLKEAGFNVTLLKNANQRLMEDAVHRLGTSLRKGGVGLFFYAGHAMQVDGSNYLIPIGAKIRSESDIRYEAVDLGRILGKMEDAGNSLNIVVLDACRNNPFARSFRSAAKGLAIMDAPTGSLIAYSTSPGDVAEDGTGRNGTYTKYLLRHLMTPGLTIEDVLKRVRIDVSQETNGRQIPWESSSLTGYFYFRKDE; encoded by the coding sequence ATGCCTGCTCAGCAAGTCTTCGGACGAATCGCAAAATGTGTCACCTTGCTTGCGATACTCTGCATTGTTCTCTTGGTATCCGGCTGTGTGCCACCCAAGGAATCCACCTATCAGACCTATGAAGACCCGCTGGAACTGATAGGAAAGTCAGGGGTCAATCCAACAGCCCAGTATCAATCCCTCAAGCTTGGCGTCATCTATTCCCCCAATGCCGAAAACGCCATGACGTATCTGGACCAGTCCCGCCAGCAGTACGCAGCATGGGGCCTCAACTCCTACGACAAGGAACCACTCATCAACGGCATCAAGAAAATTCTGGTCAACCGGTTCAATGAGGTTGAACAGGTGATGAATCTGGATGATGCCATGAACAAGAGCTGCAATCTGGTCATGATTCTCGACATGAAGATCACTGCCGGTCAAACCTCGGGAAACGATACCATCATCATGATCGCCGGCATCTTCATGGACATGGATTCCTCCATCCTTGGCAACGTGAAATCCGAAGCAAGAAAAAGAATCCCCTGGCCTGCAACGCTCGTCTACGATGATGTAGTACCTGAAGCATTGAAGGGTTTTGCCACAAACTTTGATCAATCAGCACCGCTGGCGGCCAAGCTGGCCGATCTGGAGCGCGGACCGGAACTCGCACCAGTCCCTCAGGATGCCGCAAGGTATATGGCTACAGGCGATCCTCGCCAACGCTTCGCGCTGGTCATAGGCAACTCCTCATACAAGACCGGACCGCTCAGAAACCCTGTCAATGACGCCAGCGATATGGCTCGGCGTCTCAAGGAAGCGGGCTTCAACGTCACGCTGCTCAAAAATGCCAACCAACGGCTGATGGAAGATGCGGTCCACCGCCTCGGTACGTCATTGCGCAAGGGAGGCGTGGGGCTGTTCTTCTACGCAGGTCACGCCATGCAGGTGGACGGCAGCAACTACCTGATTCCCATCGGTGCCAAGATCCGCTCCGAATCAGACATTCGCTATGAAGCCGTGGACCTTGGACGGATTCTCGGAAAGATGGAGGATGCCGGAAACTCGCTGAACATCGTCGTTCTGGACGCGTGCAGAAACAACCCCTTTGCCCGCAGCTTCCGATCTGCCGCCAAGGGACTGGCAATAATGGATGCCCCCACTGGATCGCTCATCGCCTACTCCACTTCACCCGGCGATGTGGCAGAAGACGGCACTGGACGAAACGGCACCTACACCAAGTACCTGCTCAGACACCTGATGACCCCGGGACTGACCATCGAGGACGTGCTCAAGCGAGTGCGCATCGACGTGAGTCAGGAGACAAATGGTCGCCAGATTCCGTGGGAGTCCTCGTCTCTGACTGGATACTTCTACTTCAGAAAGGATGAATAA